In the genome of Entelurus aequoreus isolate RoL-2023_Sb linkage group LG15, RoL_Eaeq_v1.1, whole genome shotgun sequence, one region contains:
- the si:dkey-12l12.1 gene encoding uncharacterized protein si:dkey-12l12.1 has translation MGFTAWLCLLCLQASLLSHALDCSAGSKADLCVNTQTADEQTGDQRLQRPPPAYEEQIFLRRKRQSERRGHAHLSHSSLPGVIHVRGFPKALIQADRSRRHLAQAGNKKKSKRKSRVGSFSLLSNDKKSNPLQVIRARRQVKNKTPK, from the exons ATGGGCTTTACTGCGTGGCTGTGTCTGCTGTGCCTGCAGGCGAGCCTGCTGTCTCATGCGCTCGACTGCTCGGCAGGAAGCAAGGCCGACTTGTGCGTCAACACACAGACGGCCGACGAGCAG ACTGGTGACCAAAGGCTGCAGAGGCCACCACCTGCATATGAAGAACAG ATTTTCCTTAGGCGCAAGAGACAATCGGAGCGGCGAGGCCACGCCCACTTGAGCCACTCCAGCCTCCCGGGGGTCATCCATGTAAGAGGCTTCCCAAAAGCTCTCATCCAG GCTGACAGGTCCAGGCGACACTTGGCTCAAGCAGGCAATAAGAAAAAGAGCAAGCGTAAATCCCGCGTCGGCTCCTTTTCCCTCCTTAGCAACGATAAGAAATCCAACCCcctacag GTGATCAGGGCCAGAAGACAGGTGAAGAACAAGACGCCCAAATAG